From Pirellulales bacterium, the proteins below share one genomic window:
- a CDS encoding amidohydrolase family protein, whose protein sequence is MICPARGRSMAAALLLSVCVASLETAHAARPTVFTGATIHTAGGQTYKPGALVVQDGKILDVGLAEQVDVPDDAERIDMRGKVIIPGLVDSHSHLGVYSRPEVSANSDGNETTGPVQSAVRALDAINPFDPGIRMATAGGITTANIMPGSANVIGGQTLYVKLRGHTVEQMSMVSPGMPGGLKMANGENPKRVYGSRKQAPATRMKVAALQRAEFIKARDYQRKWDAYRKKLAAGEEATPPDVDLALEPLAEAMARKRTVHFHSHRSDDILSVLRLAEEFGFEVVLQHGTESYKVIDELARRKVPVSLTLPDSPGGKAEVIEYLESTAARLTKAGVKIHVNTDDPVTESRFLLRTAAITVRGGLDEQTALKAITLYPAQALHLDDRVGSLEKGKDADFVVLSGGPFSVYTRVLQTYIDGRRVFDLDDAKERLYQTGGFAVAERSQVPTAKPIVEPQPKSDAPAMPENAKQADAAAKEFVVLAGRLHTVAKEPIDGGAVHVRDGTIVYAGPRDGFDLPADVPVKSAAVVTPGLIDAFSVVPLSGAYNISADQDADETTDPNQAELRVLDAFHPAEPLLRFLLQQGITVIHACPGRDNVIAGQTGVFRTHGGSAEAMAVRFPQMMLFNLGDVPKDAYPDKKPSTRMGTASIVRTALSEAANHARKRKAAKDESSQPDRNLKHEALGQVLERKLPALFAAHRADDLVTALRLTDEFKLKSRLALGTEGYLLGDRLAAAKLPVIVHPTMQRVGGMETYHSFLGNAAALADRGLSIAISSGVEGYVPKTRVARYEAAMAMVYGLGFDRALRAITLDAAKILEIDDRFGTLEAGKTADLVLYDADPFEYATHVTGVVVDGRLVYQRGEGPEAPIDQQTLFYSSGPEPACCLGW, encoded by the coding sequence ATGATATGCCCAGCGCGAGGCCGCTCGATGGCCGCGGCCCTGCTTCTTTCGGTTTGCGTTGCGTCCCTTGAAACTGCTCATGCGGCCAGGCCGACCGTATTCACCGGGGCAACCATCCATACGGCAGGCGGCCAGACCTACAAACCCGGCGCGCTCGTCGTTCAGGATGGCAAGATTCTCGATGTCGGCCTCGCCGAGCAGGTGGACGTGCCCGATGATGCGGAACGCATCGATATGCGTGGAAAAGTGATCATTCCCGGACTGGTCGATTCGCACTCGCACCTGGGCGTCTACTCGCGGCCCGAAGTGTCGGCCAACAGCGACGGCAATGAAACGACCGGTCCCGTGCAAAGCGCCGTCCGGGCACTCGACGCCATCAACCCCTTCGATCCCGGAATTCGCATGGCCACGGCGGGCGGCATCACGACGGCTAACATCATGCCCGGCAGCGCCAATGTGATCGGCGGTCAGACGCTCTACGTCAAGCTCCGCGGACACACGGTGGAACAGATGTCGATGGTCTCGCCGGGCATGCCTGGCGGCCTGAAGATGGCCAACGGTGAGAACCCCAAGCGCGTCTACGGCTCTCGCAAGCAGGCGCCGGCCACGCGGATGAAAGTCGCCGCTCTGCAGCGGGCAGAGTTCATCAAGGCCCGCGACTATCAGCGCAAGTGGGACGCTTATCGCAAGAAGCTGGCGGCCGGCGAAGAGGCGACGCCGCCGGATGTCGATCTCGCCTTGGAACCGCTGGCCGAGGCGATGGCCCGCAAACGCACGGTCCATTTCCATAGCCACCGCTCCGACGACATTCTCAGCGTGTTGCGGCTGGCCGAGGAGTTCGGCTTCGAGGTCGTGCTGCAGCACGGCACCGAGTCGTACAAAGTGATCGACGAACTGGCCCGGCGCAAAGTGCCGGTGTCGCTCACCCTGCCCGACAGTCCCGGCGGAAAGGCCGAGGTGATCGAGTATCTCGAATCGACGGCCGCCCGGCTGACGAAAGCGGGAGTCAAGATCCATGTCAACACCGACGACCCGGTGACCGAGAGCCGCTTCCTGCTGCGAACGGCCGCCATCACGGTGCGGGGCGGCCTGGACGAGCAGACGGCACTCAAGGCGATCACGCTCTATCCCGCTCAAGCATTGCACCTCGACGACCGCGTTGGCTCGCTGGAGAAAGGCAAAGACGCCGACTTTGTGGTGCTCAGCGGCGGGCCGTTCAGTGTATACACGCGCGTATTGCAGACGTATATCGATGGCCGGCGCGTGTTCGATCTCGACGACGCGAAGGAGCGGCTGTATCAGACCGGCGGCTTTGCCGTGGCCGAGCGCTCGCAAGTGCCGACCGCGAAACCAATCGTTGAGCCGCAACCGAAATCGGACGCGCCGGCGATGCCCGAAAACGCCAAGCAGGCCGACGCCGCCGCCAAAGAGTTCGTGGTGCTGGCCGGCCGGCTGCACACGGTGGCCAAGGAGCCGATCGATGGCGGAGCAGTCCACGTCCGCGACGGAACGATTGTTTACGCCGGGCCGCGCGACGGTTTCGATCTGCCGGCCGACGTGCCGGTGAAGAGTGCGGCGGTGGTCACGCCCGGCTTGATCGATGCCTTCAGCGTCGTGCCGCTCAGCGGGGCCTACAACATTTCGGCCGATCAGGACGCCGACGAGACGACCGACCCGAACCAAGCCGAGCTACGAGTGCTTGACGCTTTTCATCCCGCCGAGCCGCTGCTGCGGTTTTTGTTGCAGCAGGGTATCACGGTAATTCACGCCTGCCCCGGCCGCGACAACGTGATCGCCGGGCAAACCGGCGTTTTCCGCACGCACGGCGGCAGCGCCGAAGCGATGGCCGTCCGCTTTCCGCAAATGATGCTCTTCAATCTGGGCGACGTGCCTAAGGACGCGTATCCCGATAAAAAGCCGAGCACGCGGATGGGGACGGCTTCGATCGTCCGCACGGCGCTCAGTGAGGCGGCCAACCATGCGCGAAAACGAAAAGCGGCCAAGGACGAGTCGTCGCAGCCCGACCGGAATTTGAAGCACGAGGCGCTGGGCCAGGTGCTGGAGCGGAAGTTGCCGGCGCTGTTCGCCGCCCACCGCGCCGACGATCTGGTGACGGCGCTGCGGCTCACCGACGAGTTCAAGCTGAAGAGCCGGCTGGCGCTGGGGACAGAGGGCTACTTGCTGGGCGACCGGCTTGCGGCGGCGAAGCTGCCGGTGATCGTCCATCCGACGATGCAACGGGTGGGCGGCATGGAAACCTACCACAGCTTTCTGGGCAACGCGGCCGCGCTGGCCGATCGCGGGTTGTCGATCGCCATTTCCAGCGGGGTGGAGGGCTACGTGCCCAAGACGCGGGTGGCCCGTTATGAAGCGGCCATGGCGATGGTGTACGGCCTCGGTTTCGACCGGGCCTTGCGGGCCATCACGCTCGATGCGGCGAAAATCCTGGAAATCGACGACCGCTTCGGCACGCTCGAAGCCGGCAAGACGGCCGACCTGGTGCTTTACGACGCCGACCCGTTCGAATACGCCACGCACGTGACGGGCGTGGTCGTCGATGGTCGCCTTGTGTACCAGCGCGGCGAGGGGCCGGAAGCGCCGATCGACCAGCAGACGCTGTTTTATTCCAGCGGCCCCGAACCGGCCTGCTGCTTGGGTTGGTAG